In the genome of Crassostrea angulata isolate pt1a10 chromosome 6, ASM2561291v2, whole genome shotgun sequence, the window ATAccatatcttaaaaatttatatcagaGATGATTAAATAGTCAACCAATATTACTTGATAGGAAAGGTTTTTACCAAATATCAGGTGTATGTATAATGCCAGCTAGATAGTTATGGTAGACCTGAGATAGCAATATTCACATATTAGTACCTTTATTATAGCACCACCTCCTGGCCAGGTGCCTCCACCCTATCCTGCTGATGAGTTGCCACCACCCTACACCCCCACTCCACAAGGGGGAATCCCCATGATCAACTGCAAAGTCTGTCAAGCATTGATCAATGTTGAAGGAAAGCAAAACCAACATGTTGTGAAGTGTAATGTCTGCAATGAAGCAACAGTATGTTCACATTAAGTGTTTATTcaggaaagagagagagagagagagagagagagagagaccttaaaaatacatttaatagataataattcaataaacaataatcaactatgttaaaaaaaaaaaggataagaAATTTGGTATTTGCATCTGCAGCTTCTATTCTATATGATGCCTGTAATTAAACATCTAAACAATTTTGGGGTAGGTTGATAaggatattttggattttttttatagccAATCAAGGGACCACCTCCAGGAAAGCGTTACATACGATGTCCATGCAACTGTTTGCTCATCTGCAATAGTACTGCGGCCAGGATTGCATGTCCCAGACAAAACTGGTAGGAGGAATCTTAAGCTTTTGTTGCTTTCTCTCACATTAAAGTCATTTCAATTGATTCCTGTAGTTTAAAAAACATGAccttaaacaaaaaacatacaagtgacatgaaaaattaaaaaaacagaaaataaattatttattttaattgtaattgTATATGCTTTGTTGTAATCAGATGCACAGATTAAGGCGccttgaaattttttatacatCCTGTATGTTTTGTTCTTTTAATCAGCAAGAGAATAATCAACCTTGGGGGTCAAACACATGTTGTAGTGCGCAATCCTGGCTCCGAGAGATTTACCTGCGCTTACTGTAATCAGGTGTTTGTGGTAAGTCTTAACTCAGTTTGACTGGTTTCACACTGGATTTATAATTTAAGAATTTGATTCCTGTTTATTTTTGTGTGGTGTTAGGTCAAGGTTTTTGAAGAATTGAGGTCAAAGGCCAATTTACTTACATAGGTTGAATTACCTGCGGTATTCAAATTTTGTTGGGGTCATACTGCACTTTACTTATAAACACTGAATGAGTTGTTTGATACCaatacttttgaattttttcagcTCACCTatgctgaaagctcaagtgagctattctgatcatgTTTTGTCCTGCATCCATCTGCCtgtaaacttttacattttctaACTCTTCTCAATAGCcgctaggccaatttcaaccaatcttggcacaaagcatccttggATAAAgagaattcaattttgttagaATTAAGGGCCCCATTTACTTTTAAGGGaagatattgaaaaattgttgttCTAAATTTgctagaattttaaaaaaaaatcttctcaatcTTGGCCAGAAAAGTTAAgctgtgtggaagcatcctcatgtatattcaagtttgttcaaatcattatccTTGGGGTTAGAGTAGGGTCACAAAAAAGGGGTTCaaatttacataagaatatagggGATTCAGATCATGATTAGGCTAGGGTGGATCATAATGGGGGTAGGGGGGATTTTACTTGGAATTATGT includes:
- the LOC128189299 gene encoding type 2 phosphatidylinositol 4,5-bisphosphate 4-phosphatase-like isoform X2; amino-acid sequence: MAECAHETPYDNPDLNAPPPGQVPPPYPADELPPPYTPTPQGGIPMINCKVCQALINVEGKQNQHVVKCNVCNEATPIKGPPPGKRYIRCPCNCLLICNSTAARIACPRQNCKRIINLGGQTHVVVRNPGSERFTCAYCNQVFVFNSVGWSQLARCPHCRRVSSCDASNQKTRCAIYLILGIIFLGAGIGVTVGTYEMAHHSGGIYTVWIGAFVLGILFLVRAAYLGSIRVSPRAPPPS
- the LOC128189299 gene encoding type 2 phosphatidylinositol 4,5-bisphosphate 4-phosphatase-like isoform X1 encodes the protein MADGEERAPLLRNVISEPPPIYSSQAPPPGQVPPPYPADELPPPYTPTPQGGIPMINCKVCQALINVEGKQNQHVVKCNVCNEATPIKGPPPGKRYIRCPCNCLLICNSTAARIACPRQNCKRIINLGGQTHVVVRNPGSERFTCAYCNQVFVFNSVGWSQLARCPHCRRVSSCDASNQKTRCAIYLILGIIFLGAGIGVTVGTYEMAHHSGGIYTVWIGAFVLGILFLVRAAYLGSIRVSPRAPPPS